A window of the Gossypium arboreum isolate Shixiya-1 chromosome 2, ASM2569848v2, whole genome shotgun sequence genome harbors these coding sequences:
- the LOC108467143 gene encoding uncharacterized protein LOC108467143 isoform X1 encodes MDFDEYEYLEKTVEEQEDSKKKTKDGGGVGDKNERSYRKRDSERDEEDDEGKSSSKKSRSGREEDDEERRDRDKDRRRSSRDRERERERQRDRDRDLERRSSRGREKEKDRERDRERERRDRDKEKEKEKEREKERREREKERERREREKEKERERERRERSSSRSRRHESEREREKERDRERDIDIRDSRRFKDTKEATEPEADPERDQRTVFAYQMPLKATERDVYEFFSKAGKVRDVRLIMDRNSRRSKGVGYIEFYDVMSVPMAIALSGQLLLGQPVMVKPSEAEKNLVQSNTSGAGTGGVAGPYGAVDRKLYVGNLHFNMTEMQLRQIFEPFGPVELVQLPLDLETGQCKGFGFVQFAQLEHAKAAQSALNGKLEIAGRTIKVSSVTDHVVTQDTAAKSADFDDDEGGGLALNAQSRALLMRKLDRSGIATSITGSLGVPLLNGSAPNPQAVTLPVNGQAAYPTPILPPIMSTTALDSVGQPSECLLLKNMFDPATETEPDFDLDIKEDVEEECSKYGRVKHIYVDKNSAGCVYLRFDSAEAAGKAQRAMHMRWFAGRSISALFMQPQEYEARFKC; translated from the exons ATGGATTTCGACGAGTACGAGTATTTGGAGAAAACCGTGGAGGAGCAGGAAGATTCGAAGAAGAAGACCAAAGACGGAGGAGGAGTGGGGGATAAGAACGAGAGAAGCTATAGGAAGAGAGATAGCGAGAGAGATGAAGAGGATGATGAAGGCAAGAGTAGTAGCAAGAAATCGAGAAGCGGTCGCGAAGAGGATGACGAGGAGAGGCGAGATCGTGACAAAGATCGGCGTAGAAGCAGCCGTGATAGAGAAAGGGAAAGGGAAAGGCAGAGAGATAGGGATAGAGATTTAGAGAGGAGGAGCAGTAGAGGAAGGGAAAAGGAAAAAGATAGAGAAAGGGATAGGGAAAGAGAAAGGAGAGATAGGGATAaggagaaagagaaagagaaagagagagagaaggAGAGGAGAGAGAGGGAAAAGGAGAGAGAGAGGAGAGAAAGGGAGAAGGAGAAGGAAAGGGAGAGAGAGAGGAGAGAGAGGAGCAGCAGTAGGTCGAGGAGGCACGAGAGTGAGCGCGAGCGAGAGAAGGAGCGGGACAGAGAACGTGACATTGACATCAGAGACAGCAG GAGATTTAAAGATACGAAGGAAGCAACAGAGCCTGAAGCTGATCCTGAGAGGGACCAGAGAACCGTTTTTGCTTATCAG ATGCCTCTAAAAGCAACGGAGAGAGATGTCTATGAGTTCTTCTCAAAAGCAGGAAAG GTGAGGGATGTTCGGCTGATCATGGATAGGAACTCAAGACGATCAAAGGGAGTTGG GTACATTGAGTTTTATGATGTGATGTCTGTTCCAATGGCAATAGCGTTGTCTGGTCAACTGCTTCTTGGTCAACCTGTGATGGTTAAACCTTCTGAGGCTGAAAAGAATCTTGTTCAGTCCAATACTTCTGGTGCAGGCACAGGTGGTGTTGCTGGGCCATATGGAGCTGTTGATAGAAAATTGTATGTGGGTAACCTGCACTTCAATATGACAGAAATGCAGCTTAGACAG ATATTTGAACCTTTTGGCCCAGTTGAGCTTGTACAACTACCACTTGACCTTGAGACTGGGCAGTGCAAAGGTTTTGGATTTGTTCAG TTTGCTCAACTTGAACATGCAAAAGCAGCTCAAAGTGCATTGAATGGAAAGCTGGAGATTGCTGGTCGAACCATTAAG GTTTCATCTGTTACAGATCATGTTGTTACCCAAGATACTGCAGCAAAATCTGCTGACTTCGATGATGATGAGGGTGGTGGCTTG GCCTTGAATGCTCAATCAAGGGCATTGCTTATGCGGAAGCTGGACCGCTCTGGTATTGCGACAAG CATTACGGGCTCCCTTGGAGTACCCCTCCTTAATGGGTCAGCTCCGAATCCACAGGCTGTTACTTTACCTGTCAATGGCCAAGCTGCATATCCAACACCAATTCTACCTCCAATCATGTCTACTACAGCACTTGATTCTGTTGGCCAGCCCAGTGAATGTTTGCTGCTGAAGAATATGTTTGATCCTGCAACTGAG ACGGAACCAGATTTTGATTTGGATATTAAAGAGGATGTCGAAGAAGAATGCAGCAAATATGGCAGGGTGAAGCATATATATGTAGACAA